One genomic segment of Clavelina lepadiformis chromosome 3, kaClaLepa1.1, whole genome shotgun sequence includes these proteins:
- the LOC143449852 gene encoding equilibrative nucleobase transporter 1-like produces MRTIEVVSLITGCIEVVLFSGIIYGWPAYVHVLKEEGYFGENCIITSLATANTSPTNITSVAGMFTTLHSNEMALANVLHSFCEDQEKKLNLAFTLALSVFYVTVYFSGYIFDKFGTWVIRILAGVLLLAISSSVLAILIYPASICIAIAGNLLLISNIQLAYLSVKYRFFIIAIINGLFNSQLKPKNCISKSSLVTKTIPILPLQYFTLSAYIVFRSFLYSGNWGFIATAFPAEYYGKLFGLECFVECLVQLLQYPLLNLSLSTMQGDFTVANISLAILALATLIHPYAIFRKGTGVNRFHAEYEDAK; encoded by the exons ATGCGAACAATAGAAGTAGTTAGTCTTATAACAGGCTGCATCGAAGTAGTACTGTTTTCCGGAATTATCTACGGCTGGCCAGCTTATGTACACGTTTTGAAAGAAGAAGGGTATTTTGGAGAAAACTGCATCATTACGAGTTTAGCAACAGCTAATACCTCTCCGACCAATATTACATCAGTTGCTGGTATGTTTACTACATTGCATTCAAACGAAATGGCACTTGCAAACGTTCTTCACTCGTTTTGCGAGGACCAAGAAAAAAAGCTGAACTTGGCTTTTACCCTTGCACTGTCGGTGTTTTACGTGACTGTGTATTTCTCTGGATACATTTTTGACAAGTTTGGAACTTGGGTGATTCGCATTCTTGCTGGTGTACTTTTGCTTGCTATCTCCTCCTCAGTATTGGCAATCCTGATCTATCCTGCTTCAATTTGTATAGCCATAGCTGGGAATTTATTACTCATCTCCAATATTCAGCTTGCTTATTTGTCTGTGAAGTACAGATTTTTTATCATCGCCATCATAAATGGACTGTTCAACt CACAACTTAAGCCAAAAAATTGCATCAGTAAAAGCTCTTTGGTTACGAAAACAATCCCAATCTTGCCTTTACAATACTTCACCTTATCTGCATATATTGTATTTCGATCATTTTTGTATAGTGGCAATTGGGGTTTTATTGCAACTGCTTTTCCAGCTGAATATTATGGAAAACTGTTTGGGCTGGAATGTTTTGTGGAAt GTTTAGTACAGCTTTTACAGTATCCTCTTCTGAATTTGTCACTATCCACAATGCAAGGTGATTTTACTGTCGCAAATATTTCGCTGGCAATTTTGGCGCTTGCTACATTAATTCATCCTTACGCAATATTTCGAAAAGGAACTGGAGTAAACAGATTTCATGCTGAATATGAAGATGCAAAATAA
- the LOC143449853 gene encoding nuclear receptor 2C2-associated protein-like encodes MQLESNSVELVVNMSILCNDMKVRVSSVLNRDTKQYGKQMMFDQNEDTCWNSDQGDIQWLKIRLGKSYDVTTNYELILQFQGGFSCRECVINALDEKSKIIAATKCYPEDVNSKQVFKLKFMLESSAANQEAVEMKLLEINFQHTTDFFGRVTIYYIDIIQSDK; translated from the exons ATGCAA TTGGAAAGCAATAGTGTTGAACTTGTTGTTAACATGTCAATTTTGTGCAATGACATGAAAGTCAGAGTGAGCTCTGTACTAAATCGAGATACCAAGCAATATGGGAAGCAAATGATGTTTGACCAAAATGAGGATACATGTTGGAATTCAGATCAA GGTGATATACAGTGGTTGAAAATTCGTCTGGGAAAATCGTACGATGTAACTACAAACTATGAGCTCATTCTCCAGTTTCAAGGAGGCTTCAGTTGTCGCGAGTGTGTAATTAATGCATTAGATGAGAAGAGCAAAATAATTGCTGCTACAAAGTGCTATCCAGAGGATGTAAACTcaaagcaagttttcaaattaaaatttatgctAGAATCCTCTGCTGCTAACCAAGAAGCTGTGGAAATGAAGTTGTTAGAGATAAATTTCCAACACACAACAGACTTTTTCGGAAGAGTAACAATTTATTACATTGATATAATACAATCTGACAAGTGA
- the LOC143449116 gene encoding ribosome-recycling factor-like, with protein sequence MARFMCSKISQPIKSLYNGTQIIPNLISTTCIFTRIRPLFMVGDMKLIVIPNLLKNLNKAGVYQIQICSISTGIILRKKKSQHSTKIQEIVRPTDVEDVVDLIAIQNNMKECLHQLQEDFSKDFRVGADLKKFENLQISVEGEEYALSELAQITKQPPHTITVDLSSFPEYIKTVDHALRGDKLSYNPSITGTLIKIPIPRATGEHKTAVAKNAKQRCGQCKLEIHKIVKEVEHALVQEKHTSKDTSDVIKQQIKIYSDHYCLLADSLYKGKEKEILTR encoded by the coding sequence ATGGCTCGTTTTATGTGCTCTAAAATTAGTCAACCAATCAAGAGCTTGTACAATGGAACACAAATAATTCCAAACTTGATATCTACCACGtgtatttttacaagaattagaCCTTTGTTTATGGTGGGGGATATGAAACTGATTGTAATACCAAATTTACTGAAAAATCTAAACAAAGCAGGTGTCTACCAAATACAGATATGCTCCATAAGCACTGGTATCATTTTACGGAAAAAGAAGTCTCAACATTCCACTAAAATCCAAGAAATTGTTCGACCAACTGATGTGGAAGATGTGGTAGATTTAATTGCAAtacaaaataatatgaaaGAATGTCTTCACCAGCTTCAGGAGGATTTTTCTAAAGACTTTAGGGTTGGTGCAGACTTGAAGAAGTTtgaaaacttacaaataaGTGTTGAAGGTGAAGAATATGCTTTAAGCGAACTAGCCCAGATCACAAAACAGCCACCTCACACAATAACAGTAGACCTATCAAGCTTTCCGGAGTATATAAAAACTGTAGATCATGCTCTTCGTGGAGATAAACTAAGTTACAATCCTAGTATTACTGGTACATTAATTAAAATTCCAATACCCCGAGCAACAGGAGAACATAAAACTGCTGTGGCTAAGAATGCCAAGCAAAGATGTGGACAATGTAAACTTGAAATTCACAAAATTGTGAAAGAAGTTGAGCATGCGCTTGTTCAAGAAAAGCACACAAGTAAAGACACATCGGATGTGATTAAACAGCAGATTAAAATCTATTCAGATCATTACTGTTTACTTGCGGATTCACTATACAAGGGCAaggaaaaagaaattttgacaCGTTGA
- the LOC143449118 gene encoding uncharacterized protein C6orf62 homolog has protein sequence MSCKTRKSIVMQRLRRRLTLKSEPLADQFEFRVYVAFVFKDSKKLPILYRATDIVPVMTSNYESTIMKAAEESMFSIDNGKNLLDKDTVQLHASTYHHLHEGVSTSVPSMNFLLWPRKDIDHITCAVFSRWKDDPGATFQHIQQEFRIYAQDYEWQIMQTSHQQSSEMMVYNADNSVFLLVQNNHASEKRPHHCTLSSLCLFLPQSKLLLWDTTTEDDIVRSFAKYT, from the exons ATGAGCTGCAAAACTAGGAAAAGTATTGTAATGCAAAGGTTAAGAAGACGCCTGACATTGAAGTCTGAACCTCTTG CTGACCAATTTGAATTTCGTGTATATGTGGCATTTGTCTTCAAAGACTCAAAGAAGTTGCCCATTTTGTACAGAGCCACCGATATTGTTCCTGTAATGACAAGCAACTACGAGTCAACTATTATGAAAGCGGCAGAG GAATCAATGTTTTCCATTGATAATGGAAAAAATTTACTTGACAAGGATACAGTACAGTTGCATGCCTCTACATATCATCACTTACATGAG GGTGTCTCCACTTCTGTGCCATCCATGAATTTCTTATTATGGCCCAGGAAAGATATCGACCACATAACTTGTGCCGTATTCTCTCGCTGGAAAGATGATCCGGGCGCAACATTTCAGCATATACAGCAAGAGTTTAGGATTTATGCTCAGGATTATGAATGGCAAATAATGCAAACAAGCCATCAACAATCAAGTG AAATGATGGTGTACAATGCTGATAATTCAGTATTTTTATTGGTTCAAAATAACCACGCATCTGAAAAGAGGCCTCACCATTGCACTTTATCAAGCTTGTGTCTGTTTCTGCCACAG tcAAAGTTGTTGCTGTGGGACACAACAACAGAAGATGACATTGTGAGGTCGTTTGCCAAATACACCTAG